In Pirellulales bacterium, the following are encoded in one genomic region:
- a CDS encoding tetratricopeptide repeat protein, with product MSPSWARRVSEAAAAALLYALATFVVAVIFVGDPLMPLVGGGDTNQFEYASVHFAQHLRFAPWPQMQLFSNDVFYPYGVKHVFETWAFERDYLVGFLWQWVGPGPWIKWHWLAGLFIGAAGMYLLARQRVGWLQAVVFGFLVSFANFYLFLKYPDHICYAACHWATLAIVVDHLFVRAALVEGRLSAPLLALRAMLTLLALGHDLAYTAATSLLSLGVHGAWIVGWLVAQFVRGAAARSTARAALAGLVGGLRRPSLAMLVVGIVTLKGIYFYVPLAAQLAYESSNFPHHADQQVLADLRTIVLDPVHLARIALPYFPHWNPREPHLIFRDNPEQPGMGSVGWLFLILAGAGLWRDRRWLVVYAPTLALLLLCLTFSPYFQALKLLPWMQFTRICGRATSLYPAMLLVCALGWRWSWPRTIGHWGIAAALLALGGVEFVVGHRLSSEWSRQPSVGPEFYEFMDVVRQSPGEAVLDWPFCITGGSGTWATLNSFYATDATFSTYRRFHGKQAMGHYFGRLLPTQVRSYLEAGWDQLLMPARKVIYQPNHQQRSFDATQWEFFTEFYELNDFCGLVLHVDRLAPGDEAEFIRRFGEPTASTNLPWAGKLLFIPKPAEQRARVDRVRGRELKLRTAPVYQYCGTWCLADGDWQQAIDYFEQALALEPDRVDAILGIVTAQTQLGNAAAAEEYLQRAQRASQPASMP from the coding sequence ATGTCGCCCTCGTGGGCCCGCCGTGTTAGCGAGGCAGCCGCCGCGGCGTTGCTCTATGCGCTGGCGACATTCGTCGTCGCGGTGATTTTCGTGGGCGACCCGCTGATGCCGCTGGTCGGTGGGGGCGACACCAACCAGTTCGAATACGCCAGCGTGCATTTCGCCCAACACTTGCGGTTCGCCCCCTGGCCGCAGATGCAGTTGTTCTCCAACGACGTGTTCTATCCCTATGGCGTCAAGCACGTGTTCGAGACCTGGGCGTTCGAACGCGACTACCTGGTGGGCTTCCTCTGGCAGTGGGTGGGGCCGGGCCCCTGGATCAAGTGGCATTGGCTGGCCGGGTTGTTCATCGGGGCAGCCGGCATGTACCTGCTGGCCCGGCAGCGAGTCGGTTGGCTGCAGGCCGTGGTGTTCGGCTTCCTCGTGTCGTTCGCCAATTTCTACCTGTTTCTGAAGTATCCCGACCACATTTGCTATGCCGCGTGCCATTGGGCGACTCTGGCCATCGTGGTCGATCACCTGTTCGTCCGTGCCGCGCTCGTCGAAGGACGGCTCTCGGCGCCGCTGTTGGCACTGCGGGCCATGCTCACCCTGTTGGCGCTGGGGCACGATCTGGCTTACACGGCCGCGACCAGCTTGCTGTCGTTGGGCGTGCATGGAGCCTGGATCGTCGGCTGGCTCGTCGCGCAATTCGTGAGGGGCGCCGCCGCGCGGTCCACGGCGCGCGCGGCGCTGGCCGGCCTGGTGGGCGGGCTGCGGCGGCCGTCGCTGGCGATGCTCGTGGTTGGCATCGTGACGCTCAAAGGCATCTATTTTTACGTCCCCCTCGCGGCGCAGCTCGCGTACGAATCGTCGAATTTCCCACATCACGCCGACCAACAAGTGTTGGCCGACTTGCGCACGATCGTGCTCGATCCGGTGCACCTGGCACGGATCGCGCTGCCGTACTTTCCGCACTGGAACCCGCGGGAGCCGCACCTGATCTTTCGCGACAATCCCGAGCAGCCGGGAATGGGCTCGGTTGGATGGCTGTTCTTGATCCTGGCCGGTGCGGGACTGTGGCGCGATCGCCGTTGGCTGGTGGTGTATGCCCCAACGCTCGCGCTGCTGCTGTTGTGCTTGACGTTTTCGCCTTATTTCCAGGCGCTCAAGCTGTTGCCCTGGATGCAGTTCACGCGGATCTGCGGCCGTGCCACGTCGCTCTACCCGGCGATGCTACTCGTTTGCGCGTTGGGTTGGCGCTGGAGCTGGCCCCGCACGATTGGCCATTGGGGAATTGCGGCCGCGCTACTCGCGTTGGGCGGCGTGGAGTTCGTCGTCGGGCACCGATTGTCCAGCGAATGGTCGCGACAACCGAGCGTGGGACCCGAGTTCTACGAGTTCATGGACGTCGTCCGTCAATCGCCGGGCGAGGCAGTGCTCGATTGGCCGTTCTGCATCACCGGCGGCAGCGGCACCTGGGCCACGCTCAACTCCTTCTACGCGACCGACGCCACCTTCTCGACCTATCGCCGGTTTCATGGCAAGCAGGCCATGGGGCATTATTTCGGGCGACTGCTGCCGACCCAGGTCAGGTCCTACCTCGAGGCCGGTTGGGATCAACTCCTGATGCCGGCCCGCAAGGTGATTTATCAACCCAACCACCAGCAGCGATCGTTCGACGCCACGCAATGGGAGTTCTTCACCGAGTTCTACGAGCTGAATGATTTCTGTGGGCTGGTGCTGCACGTCGACCGCCTGGCGCCGGGCGACGAGGCCGAATTCATCCGGCGCTTTGGCGAGCCGACGGCGAGCACCAACTTGCCGTGGGCGGGCAAGCTGCTGTTCATCCCGAAGCCGGCCGAGCAGCGTGCCCGCGTCGATCGCGTTCGCGGGCGTGAGCTCAAACTGCGTACCGCGCCGGTCTACCAATATTGCGGAACGTGGTGCCTGGCCGATGGCGATTGGCAACAGGCGATCGACTACTTCGAGCAGGCGCTGGCCCTCGAGCCCGATCGGGTCGACGCCATCCTCGGCATCGTCACGGCGCAGACGCAGCTCGGCAATGCCGCCGCAGCCGAGGAATATTTGCAGCGTGCGCAGCGCGCCTCGCAACCGGCCAGCATGCCGTGA
- a CDS encoding multidrug efflux RND transporter permease subunit yields the protein MARFFIDRPIFAAVVSIVITLLGAVAVNTLPIAQYPEITPPTVQVTCIYPGASAKVVADTVAAPIEQQVNGVENMLYMSSQCTNDGTYALTVTFKLGTNLDMAQVLVQNRVALALPTLPDVVKATGVSTKKKSPNILLVVNLVSPDGSYDQLRLSNYATVYLRDQLARLNGVGDVTLLGQQDFSMRVWLDPERLATRNLTASDVVNALREQNVQVAAGQIGQQPVPAGQEFQYTMSTLGRLTEVEQFEQIILKTGADQQVTRLADVGRIELAAKNRDITCTLDGQPSVGMAVFQLPGANALEVADEIEATMRDLAERFPSGLAYQIVYDTTPFIDESIREVFKTLRDAILLVAIVVLVFLQSWRATIIPLIAVPVSIVGTFAALAAFGFSLNNLSLFGLVLAIGIVVDDAIVVVEAVQHHLEHGLSARDAALKAMGEVTGPVVATALVLCAVFIPSAFLSGITGQFFRQFAVTIAVSTVISMVNSLTLSPALSALLLKPPTARRDPLEWVLNLALGWFFKIFNGVFGAASGFYARVVGLALRTSLIVLLLYGGLLYLTYYSLSHIPTGFIPMQDKGYLLVNVQLPDAASLERTQAVLARVDQLARATPGVRHAIGVAGQSILLGANGSNFGSAYIILDEFHQRHGAELSADAIAARLRAQFFRDIAEAQVAVFGAPPVDGLGNAGGYKLMIEDRGDLGLGTLQAVTDDFIATGNQQPGLVGMFTAFRADTPQLYVDVDRTKCKSLGVPLGEVFNTLQVFLGGYYVNDFNRFGRTWQVNLQADAPFRLSPEVVRLLKVRNANGEMVPLGTLAEVRDDSGPVMITRYNMFPAAAINGSLMPGVSTGEGIATIDALARRELPQAIWYDWTELTYLQILAGNTALLVFAGATVLVFLVLAAQYESWSLPLAVILVVPVVLLCSVIGIAIGGLDVVIFTQIGFVVLVGLASKNAILIVEFAKQKHEQGATAREATLEACRLRLRPILMTSFAFILGVVPLVLASGAGAEMRYALGLAVFSGMLGVTLFGLLLTPVFYYVVTRLFGRKQPRPVAPTDGRHVDVERAAAVSTG from the coding sequence ATGGCCCGGTTCTTTATCGATCGGCCGATCTTCGCCGCGGTCGTCTCGATCGTGATCACGCTGTTGGGCGCCGTGGCGGTCAACACGCTGCCGATCGCCCAGTATCCGGAGATCACGCCGCCCACGGTGCAGGTGACCTGCATCTACCCCGGCGCGAGTGCCAAGGTCGTCGCCGACACGGTCGCCGCGCCGATCGAGCAGCAGGTCAACGGCGTCGAGAACATGCTCTACATGTCCTCGCAGTGCACCAACGATGGCACGTACGCGTTGACCGTGACCTTTAAGCTGGGCACCAACCTGGACATGGCCCAGGTGCTGGTGCAAAACCGCGTGGCGCTGGCCCTGCCCACCTTGCCCGACGTGGTCAAGGCCACGGGCGTATCGACCAAGAAGAAGTCGCCGAACATTCTGCTGGTCGTCAACCTGGTCTCGCCCGACGGCAGCTACGACCAGTTGCGGCTGAGCAACTATGCCACGGTCTACCTGCGCGATCAGCTTGCGCGGCTCAACGGCGTGGGCGACGTGACCCTGCTCGGGCAGCAAGACTTCAGCATGCGCGTCTGGCTCGATCCCGAACGGCTGGCCACGCGCAACCTCACGGCCAGCGACGTGGTCAACGCCCTGCGCGAGCAAAACGTGCAGGTCGCCGCGGGGCAGATCGGCCAGCAGCCGGTGCCCGCCGGGCAGGAATTCCAGTACACGATGAGCACCCTCGGCCGGTTGACCGAGGTCGAGCAGTTCGAACAGATCATCCTCAAGACCGGCGCCGATCAACAGGTGACGCGGCTGGCCGACGTGGGCCGGATCGAACTGGCCGCGAAGAACCGCGACATCACCTGCACGCTCGACGGCCAGCCGAGCGTCGGCATGGCCGTGTTCCAATTGCCGGGGGCCAACGCGCTGGAGGTGGCCGACGAGATCGAGGCGACCATGCGCGACCTCGCCGAACGGTTTCCCAGCGGACTGGCCTACCAGATCGTCTACGACACGACGCCGTTCATCGACGAGTCGATCCGCGAGGTGTTCAAGACCCTGCGCGACGCGATCCTGCTCGTGGCGATCGTCGTGCTGGTGTTCTTGCAAAGCTGGCGGGCCACGATCATTCCGCTGATCGCCGTGCCGGTGTCGATCGTCGGCACCTTTGCCGCCCTGGCGGCCTTCGGCTTCAGCCTGAACAATCTGTCGCTGTTCGGGCTGGTGCTCGCGATCGGCATCGTCGTCGACGACGCCATCGTGGTGGTCGAGGCGGTGCAGCATCATCTCGAGCACGGCCTGTCGGCGCGCGACGCCGCGCTGAAGGCGATGGGTGAAGTGACCGGGCCGGTCGTCGCCACGGCCCTGGTGCTATGCGCCGTGTTCATTCCCAGCGCGTTTCTCAGCGGCATCACGGGCCAGTTCTTCCGGCAGTTCGCCGTGACGATCGCCGTGTCGACGGTGATCTCGATGGTCAACTCGCTGACGCTCAGCCCGGCGCTGTCGGCCTTGCTGCTCAAGCCACCCACGGCGCGGCGCGATCCGCTCGAATGGGTGCTGAACCTGGCGCTGGGCTGGTTCTTCAAGATCTTCAACGGCGTGTTCGGCGCGGCGAGCGGGTTTTATGCCCGCGTGGTGGGCCTGGCCCTGCGCACGAGCTTGATCGTGCTGTTGCTCTACGGCGGGCTGCTGTATCTGACCTACTACAGCCTGTCGCACATTCCGACCGGCTTTATACCGATGCAGGACAAGGGCTACCTGCTCGTCAACGTGCAGTTGCCCGATGCGGCTTCGCTCGAACGGACGCAGGCCGTGCTCGCGCGGGTCGACCAGTTGGCCCGAGCGACACCCGGCGTCCGGCATGCGATCGGCGTGGCCGGACAATCGATCTTGCTGGGGGCCAACGGCTCGAACTTCGGCTCGGCCTACATCATTCTCGACGAGTTTCACCAGCGCCACGGCGCCGAGCTGTCGGCCGACGCCATAGCGGCGCGGCTGCGTGCGCAGTTTTTCCGCGACATCGCCGAGGCCCAAGTGGCTGTGTTCGGCGCGCCGCCCGTCGACGGGCTCGGCAACGCCGGCGGCTACAAATTGATGATCGAGGATCGCGGCGACCTGGGCTTGGGTACGCTGCAAGCCGTGACCGATGATTTCATCGCCACCGGCAACCAACAGCCCGGCCTGGTCGGCATGTTCACCGCCTTTCGCGCCGACACGCCGCAGCTCTACGTCGACGTCGATCGCACCAAGTGCAAGTCGCTCGGCGTACCCCTGGGCGAGGTGTTCAACACGCTTCAGGTGTTCCTCGGCGGCTACTACGTCAACGACTTCAACCGCTTCGGCCGCACCTGGCAGGTGAATCTGCAGGCCGACGCGCCGTTTCGGCTTTCGCCCGAGGTCGTGCGGCTGCTCAAGGTCCGCAACGCCAACGGCGAGATGGTCCCCCTGGGCACGCTGGCCGAGGTCCGCGACGACAGCGGCCCGGTGATGATCACGCGCTACAACATGTTTCCCGCCGCGGCGATCAACGGGTCGCTCATGCCGGGCGTGAGCACCGGCGAGGGAATCGCCACGATCGACGCCCTGGCGCGGCGCGAGCTGCCGCAGGCCATCTGGTACGACTGGACCGAATTGACCTATCTGCAGATTCTGGCCGGCAACACGGCGTTGCTCGTCTTTGCCGGCGCCACAGTGCTCGTCTTCCTGGTGCTGGCCGCGCAGTACGAAAGCTGGTCGCTTCCGCTGGCCGTGATTCTCGTCGTGCCCGTGGTGCTGTTGTGCAGCGTGATCGGCATCGCCATCGGCGGTCTCGACGTGGTGATCTTCACGCAGATCGGTTTCGTCGTGCTGGTCGGGCTCGCCAGCAAGAATGCCATCTTGATCGTCGAGTTCGCCAAGCAGAAGCACGAACAAGGGGCCACGGCCCGGGAGGCGACGCTCGAGGCCTGCCGGCTGCGATTGCGGCCGATTCTGATGACCTCGTTCGCGTTCATCCTCGGCGTCGTGCCGCTGGTGCTGGCCTCCGGCGCAGGCGCCGAGATGCGCTATGCCCTGGGCCTGGCCGTGTTCTCCGGCATGCTGGGGGTCACGCTGTTCGGGCTGCTGCTCACGCCGGTGTTCTACTACGTGGTGACTCGGCTCTTCGGCCGCAAGCAGCCGCGGCCTGTCGCCCCGACCGATGGACGTCACGTGGACGTCGAGCGCGCGGCAGCCGTTTCGACGGGTTAA
- a CDS encoding TetR/AcrR family transcriptional regulator, with the protein MSTAAPTAKRDAILREAVRLFAERGYAGTEMDAIGAAAGVAKGTLYRYFANKEELFRAAVAAAFAGLVEHVFETIACLDDPVAIIRTSFRALARYCQKHPEVLDLSAQERAANPTAPARTHLLYRSENNGYFAEVVRRGIAAGQFREIDPVFAVNAFAYMMYGLLFASRTEGRLADLVTRADQACDLLLAGLMNPARPAC; encoded by the coding sequence ATGAGTACCGCCGCACCCACCGCCAAGCGAGACGCCATTCTGCGCGAGGCCGTCCGGCTGTTCGCCGAGCGGGGCTACGCCGGTACGGAGATGGATGCCATCGGGGCGGCCGCGGGGGTGGCCAAGGGCACGCTGTACCGCTATTTCGCCAACAAGGAAGAGTTGTTTCGAGCGGCGGTTGCTGCGGCCTTTGCCGGACTGGTCGAGCACGTGTTCGAGACGATCGCTTGTCTCGACGATCCCGTGGCCATCATTCGGACCTCGTTTCGGGCCTTGGCCCGGTATTGCCAGAAGCATCCCGAGGTGCTGGACCTCTCGGCGCAGGAACGCGCGGCAAACCCGACGGCGCCGGCCCGCACACATTTGCTCTATCGCTCGGAAAACAATGGTTACTTTGCCGAAGTGGTGCGGCGGGGCATTGCGGCGGGCCAGTTTCGCGAGATCGATCCCGTGTTTGCGGTGAATGCATTCGCCTACATGATGTACGGCCTGCTGTTCGCCAGCCGCACCGAGGGGCGGCTCGCCGACCTCGTGACCCGGGCCGATCAGGCCTGCGACCTGCTCCTGGCCGGCCTGATGAACCCCGCGCGGCCGGCTTGCTAA
- a CDS encoding DJ-1/PfpI family protein, producing the protein MSALRLPAVVVVVLALAASARAAEGDVPEATKPGDQQPVKTLGILLYKGFELLDVYGPAEVFGTQRNRLRVVMVAEQAGPVESTQGPKSVADYGFADCPKLDYLLVPGGFGTIPQLKNDVLLAWLRERAGEAEIMMSVCSGSALLAKAGLLDGKRATSNKQYFQMAVAQSDQVEWVKQARWVDAGDRVTSSGVSAGIDMALHVVARLYGEETAERVADGIEHTWNRDPDNDPFAKFAK; encoded by the coding sequence ATGAGCGCCCTGCGTCTGCCGGCGGTTGTCGTCGTCGTGTTGGCCCTGGCTGCATCGGCGCGCGCCGCGGAAGGCGACGTCCCGGAGGCGACCAAGCCCGGCGACCAGCAACCGGTCAAGACGCTCGGCATCCTGCTCTACAAAGGCTTTGAGCTGCTCGACGTTTATGGGCCTGCCGAGGTGTTCGGCACGCAACGCAACCGCCTGCGGGTCGTAATGGTGGCCGAACAGGCCGGGCCGGTCGAATCGACTCAGGGGCCCAAGTCGGTGGCCGACTATGGTTTCGCCGACTGTCCGAAACTCGACTACCTGCTCGTGCCCGGCGGGTTCGGAACGATCCCGCAACTGAAGAACGACGTGCTGCTCGCCTGGCTGCGCGAGCGGGCGGGCGAGGCCGAGATCATGATGAGCGTCTGCAGCGGCTCGGCCCTGCTGGCCAAGGCGGGCCTGCTCGACGGCAAGCGGGCCACCTCGAACAAGCAGTATTTCCAGATGGCGGTCGCGCAAAGCGATCAGGTCGAGTGGGTCAAACAGGCCCGCTGGGTCGATGCGGGCGATCGGGTCACGTCGTCGGGCGTATCGGCCGGCATCGACATGGCGCTGCACGTCGTCGCGCGGCTCTACGGTGAAGAGACCGCCGAGCGCGTGGCCGACGGCATCGAGCACACCTGGAACCGTGACCCGGATAACGACCCGTTCGCCAAATTTGCCAAGTAG
- a CDS encoding redoxin domain-containing protein: protein MLRCLLKLLPRLLILGMVPGLARAAERVPIRDLAFLDVQGQVIHPADNNTARAVVLVFLSPECPICNQYTPELNHLREAYPPAVEIYGVVADPSLRRAAIARHAAEYKLSFPLVVDTTGELAAACRPTHVPEAFVLTPRGEMAYRGRIDDQYAAPGRRNAQVSHRELADAIDAVLAGRAPAVAQTDPIGCRFESARVERPVTYAREIAPILHARCAQCHRPGEVAPFSLLTYQDAAKRAEFISQLTQERRMPPWLARPGQVEFLHARRLTDRELELLEAWAKAGAPEGDAEDAPPVPEFSTGWPLGEPDLVLTMPEPFEVPAEAADIFRFFVIPIDLPEDKVVAAVDFRPGNPKVVHHAILYLDASGVARQLDANDPQPGYEGFLTGGFRPSGSLGFWAPGYSPRFLPPGVGQRLSQGSDLAMQLHYHPSGKAETDQSQVAIYFAKQPVERYLSGVAIVDFDVNIPPGEARHKMEHSFTTPVPLEVLDVTPHMHVLGTEMRLTATLPDGQTQPLVWVDWNFNWQEQYTYAEPVHLPAGTRLDLEAWFDNSSGNPYNPNQPPQRIVFGEETNDEMSICALRVLESTDPAEKKLLRQALSRNMQQQLNDPRVMLNVMQFISRGGGSEKKDPASLLKALRVDEE, encoded by the coding sequence ATGCTGCGGTGCTTGTTGAAACTCCTGCCTCGGTTGCTGATTCTGGGCATGGTCCCCGGTCTCGCCCGTGCGGCCGAACGCGTGCCGATCCGCGACCTGGCGTTTCTGGACGTGCAGGGCCAAGTCATCCACCCGGCCGACAACAACACCGCCCGGGCCGTAGTCTTGGTGTTCCTTTCGCCCGAGTGCCCGATCTGCAATCAGTACACCCCCGAGCTGAACCATCTGCGCGAGGCCTATCCTCCGGCGGTGGAGATTTACGGCGTGGTTGCCGACCCATCGCTGCGCCGTGCGGCGATCGCCCGGCACGCCGCGGAGTACAAACTGAGCTTTCCGCTGGTGGTCGATACGACGGGCGAACTGGCGGCCGCCTGCCGGCCGACGCATGTGCCCGAGGCCTTCGTGCTCACCCCGCGCGGCGAAATGGCGTACCGCGGGCGGATCGACGACCAGTATGCCGCGCCCGGCCGGCGCAATGCGCAAGTGAGTCATCGCGAGCTGGCCGACGCGATCGACGCAGTGCTGGCGGGCCGTGCGCCCGCCGTGGCGCAGACCGATCCGATCGGGTGCCGTTTCGAGTCGGCGCGCGTCGAGCGTCCGGTCACCTACGCGCGTGAGATCGCGCCGATTTTGCATGCCCGTTGTGCGCAGTGCCATCGGCCCGGCGAGGTCGCGCCGTTTTCGTTGTTGACCTACCAAGATGCCGCGAAACGGGCCGAGTTTATCAGCCAACTCACGCAGGAGCGGCGAATGCCTCCGTGGTTGGCGCGGCCCGGGCAGGTCGAGTTTCTGCACGCGCGCCGGCTGACCGATCGCGAGCTCGAATTGCTCGAGGCCTGGGCCAAGGCCGGCGCGCCCGAGGGCGATGCAGAAGACGCCCCGCCTGTGCCGGAGTTCTCGACCGGCTGGCCCTTGGGCGAGCCCGATCTGGTGCTGACGATGCCTGAGCCCTTCGAGGTGCCGGCCGAAGCGGCAGATATTTTCCGGTTTTTCGTGATTCCGATCGATCTGCCGGAGGACAAGGTCGTGGCCGCGGTCGATTTCCGGCCCGGCAACCCGAAGGTCGTGCATCACGCGATTCTGTATCTCGACGCCAGCGGCGTTGCGCGGCAGCTCGATGCGAACGATCCCCAGCCCGGCTACGAAGGCTTTCTGACCGGCGGCTTTCGTCCTAGCGGTTCGCTCGGCTTCTGGGCGCCGGGCTACTCGCCACGGTTCTTGCCGCCTGGTGTCGGTCAGCGATTGTCCCAGGGCAGCGATCTGGCGATGCAATTGCACTACCACCCTTCTGGCAAGGCCGAGACCGACCAGTCGCAGGTGGCGATTTATTTTGCCAAGCAGCCGGTCGAGCGTTACTTGAGCGGGGTGGCGATCGTCGACTTCGACGTGAACATCCCGCCGGGCGAGGCGCGGCACAAGATGGAACACTCGTTCACGACGCCCGTGCCGCTCGAGGTGCTCGACGTCACGCCGCACATGCACGTGCTCGGCACCGAAATGCGGCTCACGGCCACGTTGCCCGACGGCCAAACGCAACCGCTGGTATGGGTCGATTGGAACTTCAACTGGCAGGAGCAATACACCTATGCCGAGCCGGTACACCTGCCCGCCGGCACTCGGCTGGATCTCGAAGCGTGGTTCGACAACTCGTCGGGCAACCCGTACAACCCCAATCAACCGCCGCAACGGATCGTCTTCGGCGAAGAGACCAACGACGAGATGAGCATCTGCGCGCTGCGGGTGCTGGAATCGACCGACCCGGCCGAGAAAAAGTTGCTCCGGCAAGCGCTCAGCCGCAACATGCAGCAGCAATTGAACGATCCGCGCGTGATGCTCAACGTGATGCAGTTCATCTCTCGCGGCGGCGGCAGCGAAAAGAAAGACCCGGCCTCGCTGCTCAAGGCCCTCCGCGTCGACGAAGAATGA